The following proteins come from a genomic window of Edaphobacter sp. 4G125:
- a CDS encoding aminotransferase family protein, with translation MSDQLTSQQVIQLTKDHNFGTWRKQKFWNPNHLVSADGCYFTDGNGKRFLDFSSQLMCSNLGHNNKAVIDSIKKQAETLAYAAPFYATTARAELSKLLLEVLPEGLTKFFFTTSGTDANEAAFKIARMYTGKTKIISRYRSYHGSTSMSVAATGDPRRWPMEPRGKGQGILFSPEVNCYKCPLKHSYPECGIACADYLDYMIANEGDVAAVLVEPVVGTNGVLIPPQGYFKKLREVCNKHGVLLIADEVMAGWGRTGKWFSVDNWDLKPDILTTAKGITSAYVPLGLCATTQKIADFFEENYFAHGHTYEAHPMTLGPAVATIQEMRRLNLVERANEIGAYLGEKLNALKPKHPSIGDVRGLGLFWAVELVKDQKAKTPFNTWQEKLDGKPMVVEQVAAKMLAEGVVMQAWMSHFVLAPPLIVEKADIDKAVAALDSALVLADDLLPQHTTA, from the coding sequence ATGTCAGACCAGCTCACCTCGCAGCAAGTCATCCAGCTCACTAAAGACCACAACTTTGGGACTTGGCGCAAACAGAAGTTTTGGAATCCTAATCATCTCGTCTCCGCGGATGGATGCTACTTCACCGACGGCAACGGCAAACGTTTCCTCGACTTCTCTTCTCAGCTGATGTGCTCCAACCTCGGCCACAACAACAAGGCCGTCATCGACTCCATCAAGAAACAGGCCGAAACTCTCGCCTACGCTGCGCCCTTCTACGCCACTACCGCGCGCGCCGAGCTATCGAAGCTCCTGCTCGAAGTCCTTCCCGAAGGCCTTACCAAGTTCTTCTTCACGACCTCTGGCACTGATGCCAACGAAGCGGCCTTCAAGATTGCGCGCATGTACACCGGTAAGACCAAGATCATCTCGCGCTACCGCAGCTATCACGGCTCTACCTCTATGTCCGTTGCCGCCACTGGAGATCCGCGCCGCTGGCCAATGGAGCCCCGCGGCAAAGGCCAGGGCATCCTCTTCTCACCCGAGGTCAATTGCTATAAGTGCCCCCTCAAGCATTCCTATCCTGAATGCGGCATCGCCTGCGCCGACTACCTTGACTACATGATTGCCAATGAAGGCGACGTCGCCGCTGTCCTCGTTGAACCCGTCGTCGGAACCAACGGAGTCCTCATCCCGCCCCAGGGATATTTCAAAAAGCTCCGTGAAGTCTGCAACAAACATGGTGTCCTGCTCATCGCCGACGAGGTCATGGCTGGCTGGGGACGCACCGGCAAGTGGTTCTCCGTCGACAACTGGGATCTCAAACCCGACATCCTCACCACCGCCAAGGGAATCACCTCGGCCTACGTTCCTCTCGGTCTCTGCGCCACCACGCAAAAGATCGCTGACTTCTTTGAAGAGAACTACTTCGCTCACGGTCACACCTACGAAGCGCATCCCATGACCCTCGGCCCTGCCGTCGCCACCATCCAGGAGATGCGCCGTCTCAACCTCGTCGAACGCGCCAACGAGATCGGCGCCTATCTTGGTGAAAAACTCAACGCCCTCAAGCCAAAACACCCTTCCATTGGAGATGTCCGCGGCCTCGGCCTCTTTTGGGCTGTCGAACTCGTCAAAGACCAGAAGGCAAAGACTCCCTTCAACACTTGGCAGGAGAAGCTCGACGGCAAACCAATGGTCGTCGAACAGGTCGCCGCGAAGATGCTGGCCGAAGGCGTCGTCATGCAGGCCTGGATGAGCCACTTCGTTCTCGCCCCGCCGCTCATCGTGGAGAAGGCCGACATCGACAAAGCAGTCGCCGCACTCGACAGCGCCCTCGTCCTCGCCGATGACCTGTTGCCACAACATACGACTGCATAA
- a CDS encoding GntR family transcriptional regulator, giving the protein MESVVEPLYRSVRQDIVECELTPGRAFSEAELGRLYNASRTPVREACRRLEHEGLIRIIPFRGYMIAPLSVAEFHDLEEMQLIFEPEAAALAAERANSDELAQMKELATYEYRVGDRSSYREFIQKNYQLHTLIAQSTRNKRLIEVVSNIHIRLMRFFYLGLPFDSYGPALVAEHIRIVDAICERNGQEARCRASEHIRMAMERSASLLMSAIRFGEAVFDANSNSLDGTIPNTRSRARRT; this is encoded by the coding sequence ATGGAAAGCGTCGTCGAACCTCTCTACCGCAGCGTCCGCCAGGACATCGTTGAGTGCGAGCTCACTCCCGGGCGCGCCTTCTCCGAAGCCGAGCTCGGACGCCTCTATAACGCGAGCCGCACTCCCGTCCGCGAAGCCTGCCGCCGCCTCGAGCACGAAGGACTCATTCGCATCATCCCCTTCCGCGGCTACATGATCGCTCCGCTTTCTGTCGCTGAATTCCACGACCTTGAAGAGATGCAGCTCATCTTTGAACCCGAGGCAGCTGCCCTCGCCGCCGAGCGCGCCAACTCCGACGAGCTGGCCCAGATGAAAGAACTCGCCACCTACGAATATCGCGTTGGCGATCGCTCCAGCTACCGCGAGTTCATCCAGAAAAACTACCAGCTCCACACGCTTATCGCTCAATCCACACGCAACAAGCGCCTGATCGAAGTCGTCTCGAACATCCACATCCGGCTGATGCGCTTCTTTTACCTCGGTCTACCCTTTGACTCCTACGGTCCTGCACTTGTCGCCGAACACATCCGCATCGTCGATGCCATCTGCGAACGGAATGGGCAGGAGGCGCGATGTCGTGCCAGTGAGCACATTCGAATGGCCATGGAGCGCAGTGCCAGCCTGTTGATGAGCGCCATCCGCTTCGGCGAGGCCGTCTTCGATGCCAACAGCAACTCGCTCGATGGAACCATCCCCAACACTCGCTCCCGTGCCCGTCGCACTTAG